Proteins from one Camelina sativa cultivar DH55 chromosome 8, Cs, whole genome shotgun sequence genomic window:
- the LOC104707813 gene encoding COMPASS-like H3K4 histone methylase component WDR5B yields MASGGNGAGNGGAGNAGGSGNVPMYKPYRHLKTLEGHTAAISCVKFSNDGNLLASASVDKTMILWSATNYSLIHRYEGHSNGISDLAWSSDSHYTCSASDDCTLRIWDARSPYDCLKVLRGHTNFVFCVNFNPPSNLIVSGSYDETIRIWEVKTGKCVRMIEAHSMPITSVHFNRDGSLIVSGSHDGSCKIWDATEGTCLKTLIDDKTPAVSFAKFSPNGKFILVATLDSTLKLSNYATGKFLKVYTGHTNKVFCITSAFSVTNGKYIVSGSEDHCVYLWDLQQKNILQRLEGHTDAVISVSCHPGQNEIASSGNHMDKTIRIWKQDA; encoded by the exons ATGGCAAGCGGCGGTAACGGAGCGGGTAACGGAGGAGCCGGTAACGCAGGAGGAAGCGGAAACGTTCCGATGTATAAACCATACCGTCACCTGAAAACCCTAGAAGGTCACACGGCGGCGATCTCATGCGTCAAATTCTCCAACGACGGCAACCTTCTCGCCTCCGCTTCCGTAGACAAAACCATGATTCTCTGGTCAGCTACGAATTACTCTCTCATCCACCGTTACGAAGGTCACTCTAATGGTATCTCCGATCTAGCTTGGTCTTCAGATTCGCATTACACTTGCTCTGCTTCCGACGATTGTACGCTTCGAATCTGGGACGCTAGGTCTCCTTATGATTGTCTCAAGGTTCTTAGAGGTCATACGAACTTTGTCTTCTGTGTTAATTTCAATCCTCCGTCGAATTTGATTGTCTCTGGTTCCTATGACGAGACGATTCGGATTTGGGAGGTTAAAACTGGCAAGTGTGTTAGGATGATCGAAGCTCATTCTATGCCGATCACGAGCGTGCATTTCAATCGGGATGGATCGTTGATTGTTTCCGGAAGTCATGATGGTTCTTGCAAGATTTGGGATGCTACTGAAGGAACTTGCTTGAAGACTCTTATCGATGATAAGACTCCTGCTGTTTCTTTCGCCAAGTTCTCGCCTAATGGGAAGTTTATACTCGTTGCTACTCTCGATAGCACTCTC AAGCTGTCGAACTATGCGACGGGGAAGTTTTTGAAAGTATACACAGGACATACGAACAAAGTATTCTGTATCACATCGGCGTTTTCTGTAACGAACGGGAAGTACATCGTGAGTGGATCAGAGGACCATTGCGTGTATCTGTGGGATCTTCAGCAGAAAAATATACTGCAGAGACTAGAAGGCCACACGGACGCAGTGATCTCAGTGAGTTGCCATCCGGGTCAGAACGAGATAGCTTCATCGGGTAATCATATGGATAAAACGATCAGGATTTGGAAACAGGATGCTTGA
- the LOC104707815 gene encoding NKAP family protein-like, whose amino-acid sequence MTMNSLPRRFGKNQGYLDRDYRNGRRSDSESDEEMKGLSHEEYRRHKRLKMRKSAKFCFWENTPSPPRDPNEDSDDNADEVLDRNGGEKDDKEKGKDRKGKSESESGKSDSESESDGLRSRKRKGKSSRSKRSRRRRSYDSDSESEGSESDSEEEDRRRRRRKSSKKKKSRSSRSSRKKRSHRKKRRYSDSDESSDEDSKAEESDISASSSGEEESKSKSKRRKKSSGSSSKRSKEKVTKSETESDGTEDDTKMQVEETVKNTEVELDEEELKKFKEMIELKKKSSAPDEEEEDADVGPMPLPKAEGHISYGGALRPGEGDAIAQYVQQGKRIPRRGEVGLNAEEIQKFEDLGYVMSGSRHQRMNAIRIRKENQVYSAEDKRALAMFNYEEKAKREAKVMSDLQRLVQRHMGEELGPNHDPFGATKTDGADD is encoded by the coding sequence ATGACGATGAACTCGCTACCGAGGAGATTTGGGAAGAATCAAGGCTATTTGGATCGAGACTATCGAAACGGAAGGAGATCTGATTCAGAATCCGATGAAGAGATGAAAGGATTGAGTCACGAGGAATATAGGAGGCATAAGCGGCTCAAGATGAGGAAATCAGCCAAGTTCTGCTTTTGGGAGAACACACCGAGTCCACCTAGAGATCCGAACGAGGATTCCGATGATAACGCCGACGAGGTTTTGGACAGGAACGGCGGCGAGAAGGACGAtaaagagaaagggaaagatAGGAAAGGtaaatctgaatctgaatctgggAAGTCGGATTCGGAATCTGAATCTGATGGTTTGAGATCTAGGAAGAGGAAGGGGAAGAGCTCTAGGTCTAAGCGTAGTAGGCGTAGGAGATCTtatgatagtgatagtgaatcTGAAGGGAGTGAGAGTGATTCGGAAGAGGAAGATAGGAGGAGAAGACGGAGGAAGAgctctaagaagaagaaaagtagaaGCAGTCGTAGTAGTAGGAAAAAGCGAAGTCataggaagaagaggagatacAGTGACTCTGATGAGAGCAGTGATGAAGATAGTAAAGCGGAGGAATCTGATATTAGTGCTTCGTCTTCTGGGGAGGAAGAGTCCAAGTCAAAGagcaagaggaggaagaaatctTCGGGTTCTAGCTCTAAACGAAGCAAGGAAAAGGTAACAAAGTCAGAGACTGAAAGCGATGGTACTGAGGATGATACAAAGATGCAAGTAGAAGAAACGGTGAAGAATACTGAAGTTGAACTTGATGAAGAGGAGTTGAAGAAGTTCAAAGAGATGattgaattgaagaagaaatcttcagctcctgatgaagaagaggaagacgctGATGTTGGTCCTATGCCATTACCTAAAGCTGAAGGTCACATCAGTTATGGTGGTGCTTTAAGACCTGGTGAAGGAGATGCCATAGCACAATATGTTCAGCAAGGTAAACGTATCCCACGTAGAGGAGAAGTGGGTCTTAACGCTGAAGAGATTCAGAAGTTTGAGGATCTTGGTTATGTGATGAGTGGAAGTAGGCATCAAAGGATGAATGCTATCCGTATTAGAAAGGAAAACCAGGTTTACAGTGCCGAAGACAAACGGGCATTGGCCATGTTTAACTACGAGGAGAAGGCGAAGCGCGAGGCTAAGGTTATGTCTGATCTGCAGCGGCTTGTGCAGCGCCATATGGGAGAAGAGTTGGGACCTAATCATGACCCTTTTGGTGCTACAAAGACTGATGGAgctgatgattga
- the LOC104709790 gene encoding putative F-box/kelch-repeat protein At3g24610, whose protein sequence is MRVARSSAAANVVDGRIYVFGGCNEVDFSDWAEVFDPKTQSWDTLPMPEDPEIRKNRRKIEKSVVMEDKVYAVDQENQSFYYLPSEGIWRRGNRDSMRGNRNGWCAIGKLLYCCASRWRILWCDPEGLDWKEVKGLDVDRWLAKNSDISKLKQLDMTSNGFSRMSCNSRGNIVVFWLVPLPDYEMELWCAEISLERHEGGEIWGKIVWEDVVFELDTDLSYTMKVLYSVSVNL, encoded by the coding sequence ATGAGAGTGGCTCGCTCTTCTGCAGCTGCGAATGTTGTAGACGGGAGGATTTACGTGTTTGGAGGCTGCAATGAGGTTGATTTTTCGGACTGGGCTGAAGTTTTCGACCCGAAGACCCAATCTTGGGATACCTTGCCAATGCCTGAGGATCCGGAGATACGGAAGAACAGAAGGAAGATCGAAAAAAGTGTGGTGATGGAGGATAAAGTTTACGCGGTGGACCAGGAGAATCAAAGCTTTTACTACTTGCCAAGTGAAGGTATATGGAGAAGAGGTAATCGAGATTCTATGCGAGGAAACAGAAACGGTTGGTGTGCCATAGGGAAATTGTTATACTGTTGTGCTAGTCGTTGGAGAATATTGTGGTGTGATCCAGAAGGGTTGGATTGGAAGGAGGTGAAGGGTTTAGATGTTGATAGGTGGTTGGCGAAAAATAGTGATATAAGCAAGTTAAAGCAGCTCGACATGACTTCAAATGGTTTCAGCAGAATGAGCTGCAACTCTCGTGGGAACATTGTGGTCTTCTGGTTAGTGCCGCTCCCTGATTATGAGATGGAGCTTTGGTGTGCGGAAATTTCTTTGGAGAGACACGAGGGAGGCGAGATTTGGGGGAAGATTGTGTGGGAGGATGTGGTCTTTGAACTTGATACTGATCTCTCATACACCATGAAGGTTTTATATTCGGTTTCTGTCAATCTCTGA
- the LOC104709791 gene encoding uncharacterized protein LOC104709791 yields the protein TIVTIMKLTIKTESGSSFSIFVGFLDTVLMVKQRIEKSQGIPVRKQTLFFQGKYLHDHFEIRLFHIGDNSLLFLYVSPDEKKPNQKNNDQTKQSPSKPVDGFVNKPFQKITATRIDNGSSRPSYSLDELLAPQDLPPVTVGTGSSTGIRNQETKKCSSSDSVKEAVINITPDWPLRKKRKIIPSIKMTVFVKTVDETRMIPVEVNANDKVEELRKELVKLQEKGELNLPQEGYYFILRGRTLIEIESFMWNLVADGDTIQLKLFVASSYYLSN from the coding sequence ACCATTGTTACGATTATGAAGTTGACCATCAAAACTGAAAGTGGCTCATCGTTCTCcatttttgttggtttcttgGATACAGTGTTAATGGTGAAGCAGAGGATCGAGAAGTCTCAAGGTATCCCTGTTCGCAAACAAACCCTTTTCTTCCAAGGCAAGTATCTTCATGACCACTTTGAGATACGATTATTCCATATCGGAGacaactctcttctctttctctacgTCTCTCCTGACGAGAAGAAGCCTAATCAGAAGAACAACGATCAAACCAAGCAATCTCCATCAAAGCCAGTTGATGGGTTCGTTAACAAACCATTCCAAAAGATTACGGCGACGAGAATCGACAACGGATCATCACGACCGTCTTATTCACTTGATGAGTTACTTGCCCCTCAAGATTTGCCCCCTGTGACGGTTGGAACTGGAAGCAGCACAGGAATcagaaatcaagaaaccaagAAATGTTCATCGTCAGACTCAGTCAAAGAGGCCGTCATCAACATTACTCCAGATTGGcctttgaggaagaagagaaagatcatcCCGTCGATAAAGATGACAGTATTTGTGAAGACAGTCGACGAGACCAGGATGATTCCGGTGGAGGTTAACGCAAACGATAAAGTTGAAGAACTGAGGAAAGAGCTGGTTAAGTTACAAGAGAAGGGTGAGTTAAATCTGCCTCAGGAAGGGTATTACTTTATACTCAGAGGGCGAACATTGATTGAAATTGAGTCATTCATGTGGAACCTTGTTGCTGACGGCGATACAATTCAGCTTAAACTCTTTGTAGCCTCCTCTTACTATCTCAGTAATTGA
- the LOC104707814 gene encoding uncharacterized protein LOC104707814, which produces MASLSITAVGLPPFRPQTQTRLTKLSYRTKLHSFNLKPIRISTKIRSLGGNRREPKDSRFVNESGVVDDMEGLLDNLSLEYDSVWDTKPSWCQPWTIMLTGVSIVACSWLILHSVVVSSLAVGLIGAWWYIFLYSYPKSYSEMIAERRKRVSDGFEDIYGKNKTS; this is translated from the exons ATGGCAAGTCTCTCCATCACCGCCGTGGGTCTGCCACCGTTTCGGCCTCAGACTCAGACTCGTCTTACAAAACTCAGCTACCGAACGAAACTTCATTCATtcaatctcaaaccaataaggATTAGCACGAAAATTAGAAGTTTGGGTGGGAATCGGAGAGAGCCCAAGGATTCGAGATTCGTCAATGAAAGTGGCGTAGTTGATGACATGGAAGGTCTCTTAGACAATCTATCTCTAGAATACGACTCCGTTTGGGACACTAAACCCTCTTG GTGTCAGCCATGGACGATAATGCTAACAGGTGTATCAATAGTGGCATGTAGCTGGCTAATACTACATTCGGTCGTCGTTTCATCGCTTGCTGTTGGTTTAATTGGCGCTTGGTGGTACATTTTCCTTTATAGCTACCCAAAG TCGTATTCAGAAATGATTGCtgaaagaaggaaaagagtATCTGATGGCTTTGAAGATATATACGGCAAAAACAAGACTTCGTAG